CCCTTACGCAAAGTGTCCTTATCCCGGGAGGCTTTTCAGCACGCGGCAAGCCCAGCcctgggagagagggaaaggagtTTTAACTTCTCTCCCGGGTGGggagcagcaaaacaaaatgactcTCGAGTGGAGCTTGGAAAAAGAGCAGTGGAAAAAGAGCAGCCGATGTTCTGCCCGCTCTCAGCCCTGCCCCGGGACCCTCCGGCCTTCCCCGGGCCGGGGTCTCCCGGTACAAGGGCCAAGTTCAAGTTTACAGCTGCCTGCGGCTACCGTCCGGCCGCCTTcgctgggggctgcgggctgcTCCTTTCCCCAAATAACGCCCGAAGCGGAGCTCAGGGGGCTGCGGTACAATTAAAGCAGGTAACGAGACGCCGGGCAGATGTGTTTTCATTGCGCTGTAAGATAAACGCGGTGTTAAATGCCTGACAACTTCCCAGAAGCAATCAGCAAAAGTTTACGAGTGCATAAACCTCAAAGACCATTCCTCGGTATTTTTATAAGCCCCGCATTTAAAGCTTCTATAAATTCTTCTGCCTGCTTCCAAACTAAAGTTCTCGGAGACTACAAAACAGCCACTTCTCACGGGAGGGTGCCCGGGGGAGCGGGGAGAGGCAGATCGCAGCCGGTGGGGCTCCCTTTTTGtgtcccctttccccccccccaaaaaaaaaaacaaaaacaaacaaactaaagtTTGCCAGAAAGTTGGGATATTAAAGCACGGCGGGGCACAGGCGAGATGACCGGGGTGCAGCAAAGTTTCAAGAGCAGGGGGCAGACTCagaaagagggggagaagaacggctggagagaaataaaagaaagagcGAGGCAGACGAGCGGCCGGGCAGAGATCCGCGCACGGCCGATGGGTGGACAAGGATGAGCTTAGAGACGAAGAGGGGGGAAAATTGCAGGAGAAGAGAGCAAACATGGGTGAACACAGACGAGGACAAGGGGAGGCGGCCGAGCCCCCCGAGAGGTGGCTGTGCCGCCCCTGTCCCCCCGCCCCGACGGCGCGGCCCCCTCGGTGCTTGCGGAGGGGAAGCACTCGAGGTCCCCAAAGTTTAAGgcaaaaggagggagggggggcagCATTAGTGAGGGAGGGATGGAGCTGGAGACCTCTGGAAGGAATAAGCTGCGAGAACCTTCCCCCAAGCATCAGATCAGAATAAGGCTATCCGTCATCCTCAAGTGACCACAGGAGTTTCGCAAGTTGGAtgttaaacagattttaaaaataaaataaaataaaaataataataaaaaaaacactattgcGGTTATAAAGCCCTTTGTTTATGATCCCAGGGAAAAATGAAGTCGCCAATTGGCAAACAATAAAGGTAAAATGCCTTCGGATTAATAATGATGGAGGTTAACGGTGTGGCATCCCCCGGAAAGGGGGAGGGGAGCGAGGCGCTTGGACGGCGACCAGGGACAAGTGCGGCAGCcaaagggggctggggggctggggagggggggacagAGCAGTGCTCGGCTTGTGTGTTCTTGTCTGATCCCGAGGCACGAGGTGACGGAGGGCCGTATTGTAGTCGTGCCCTTGCTGGATGAAATCTCAGTCAATTACTTTGAAATCCGCAGCTTGgcttcttttcattctttccagGTGAAAATTCAAACGTTTGCTGTTGTCGCCTGGTCCTTTCTTTCCCGAAACAAGGCACCCAACTGTTCTGATATTACCATTCAAAAACAGGTTCTGTGGCAAACCTCATTTGTGAATCTATTACAGAGATTAATagattatttctcctttttcaacTAATTCTCAGTGGGGAAATTTAACCATATGGTAAGGAGAGAATTAGAATTTCATCACATTAGagcaaaatgtaatgaaaagagTCCAACACCTGGGGCCAACTCTGAAAGACACAATTAAAAGGTTTTTAATGAAACCGGAGAAACCCCAAATTTCATAGCCTTCAGTAATTCTGCCACATAAGAATGATTTGCCGCAAGTGTTGGGAAATATTGTTTTTACTGATGTCAGGAGGCTGAAAACCCCGCCGCGAAATGCTAGGTGCTTTCAGAGCGCTGACAATGAAGcggggagggagctgctggcgTCTGGCGGTGGAGGAGCAGCGGGACAAAATTCACGCAAGCCCTTTGGGCTGCCGCTTCGGAGGGGAGGGCCGGGCGGCTCGGCacagccccggggagccggAGCCCCGGGACCCGAGGGGAACCGGACCGGGGCCGCCCCTCGCCCTGGCACCCGCAGCCCCGGCGGGGGAGAGGAGCGGGGTGCCCcggggagggatggagggatggatggagggatggatgtagagatggagggatggatggaaGGATGGATGTAGGGATGGAGGGTGCTGCCAAGAGTTGGTCCACGGCACCAAAAAGTTGCGCCGGTTTTGCCCTTTCTCACCCCTCCCGTCCCCCCCAGCTCGGTTCATTTTCAAGGTAACTGATgggctttatatttttatagggACACGGGGGATAATCAGTCTAAGGCGGCAATCTGCTACTCGAAAGCGgctgaggggaggaggaggggaaccTCCTCGCAGTTTGGTCTCCAtttgctggggaggggggggggggaagagggctGGCGACCATTCGCCTCCCACGGAAGCAAGGTGGACGCTGGCGGTGGGCAGGAGCGGGCACCTCGGCTCGGGTTGGTCCGGGGACtttaaatccttcttttttttttttttttttttttttttttaagtatttttcccAGGAGATCCTTTTCgagaagaggggaaggggtgggagggggctAGAAGTGAATGTAAATGCAGGGGTGggtgggctggggtggggggagagggtgTCACTCCTGACTCGGCGGCTAAGTTAGCAGAAGTCTGCTGGCAGCACTCGGGAGGGGAAGTGTTCAAGCgggctttttttctgcagtgcagggCTGTAATTTGCTGAAGGAGGCAAAGAACATCCTTCGATCTAAGTAGGGCTTTTAGTGTGCTCATTGATGAGTGAAAGTCGCCACACATGTCAAGCTAAAGGCAGTTGTTGGGTTACTAACAGGACACAACGTCTTGCAAACATATGCGTTAAGCTGTGTATACAGATGGCAGGGAGAATAATGGAGCAGGCGCCTCTTATAAAGCTCTAGCTGCTGCCTGTCTTCAGACCTGGGAAATGAAACTATTCAGACTCAGGGCCAGATAGCGCCTGGGATTGTTTGTTACCGTTTTAATCCTATTAATTAAAACGTTAACCTGATTGGGTAGAAAGCTCTGTCCCAACAGGCGAGTCTTCTTCATAATAACCTACTCTCAGAGATAATGATGTAAAAGACTCCCCCGTCTGCGGCGGCTGCTGGTTGATGGCTCCGGAAATCTCTTGAAGGTGAATCCAAGCAAGATAAACGGTGGAAGCGGCTCCGCTGGCAGCGCACAATGCCCCAGCGCGGCGCCTGCTGAGGGCGAGCCGGAGCCGGGGACGGAGCCGGAGCCGGGGACGAAGCCGGAGCCGGGGACGAAgccggagcggcggcggcggcagcagcggcggcggcggcgccgggcagGGCGCAGCCCCGGCGGGAGCCGGGAGCCCGGCAGCGGCAGCAGGACGCCCGctcgccgcccgccgcggcgCGGAGGAGCCTTGGAGGAGCGGGCCGGGAGCtgaggggggcggcggcggcggcgccgatGGAGCGGGCGCTGGGGCTGCCCGCCGAAGAGGACCTCTTCCACAAGAGCCTGGCCGCCTCGGCCAAGCGCATGGAGTCCGCCTTCCGCTCGCCCCCGGGGCTCGACCTGTCGCACCCCCGCGACCGCCAGCCCTCGCCGCTCGCCTGCTACGAGGCGGCCGAGCCCGAGGCGCTGCTGCAGCccggcggaggaggaggcggcggcggtggaggcggcggcgggggggacCCGCTGGGGCTGCCGCCGGGCTCCGTGTGCGTCAAGTACGGCGAGAGCGCCAGCCGCAGCTCGGTGGCCGAGAGCAGCGGCGGCGAGCAGAGCCCCGACGACGACAGCGACGGCCGCTGCGAGCTGCTGCtgcgcggccccgggggggaCCCCCGCGACGCCTCGCCGGCGgtcggcggcggcgggggcagcggcggcggcggcggcggcggtgtGGGGCCGAAGGCGGCCGAGGGGGGCTGCTCCAACAGCCACGGGCACGGCGGCAGCAAGAAGTCCAAGGAGCAGAAGGCGCTGCGCCTCAACATCAACGCGCGGGAGCGGCGGCGGATGCACGACCTGAACGACGCGCTGGACGAGCTGCGGGCCGTCATCCCCTACGCGCACAGCCCCTCGGTGCGGAAGCTGTCCAAGATCGCCACGCTGCTCCTGGCCAAGAACTACATCCTCATGCAGGCGCAGGCCCTGGAGGAGATGCGGCGCCTCGTGGCTTATCTCAACCAGGGCCAGGCCATCTCCGCCgcctccctgcccagctccgccgcggcggcggcggcggcggcggccgcgctGCACCCCGCCCTCGGCGCCTACGAGCAGGCGGCCGGCTACCCCTTCAGCGCCGGGCTGCCCCCCGCCACCTCCTGCCCGGAGAAATGTGCCATTTTCAACAGCGtctcctccagcctctgcaAACAGTGCACGGAGAAGCCTTaagccgcgccgccgccgccgcctccccgcctcCGGTAGCCGGGCAGCGGTGGCAaccggggggctgcggccgggccggggggcgagggggcggCGGAGGGACTGCGAGCCGCCAGGGcccccccgcctgccccccgGGCCGGCGGCTTTTTGGGGACGGCTACGGGccccggcggggagggggcgaggGGCCAGGGCGGGcggaggggcggcggggagggggcttcAGCCtcgggggtgccggggggggttCCCTGGAGGTGCGACCCGCAcaaaggagaggctgagaggcGGCAGGCCGGGAGGGCTGGAGCCGGGGAGAGGGACGGAgaaagcccccccccccccccccccatcccccgggaccccggccccgccgcccctccgCCCGCCCGGGGCGCCGAGGTCCCGGGGCCGGTCccggggcaggagcaggcagcggAGGTGGATGGATGGGACAAATCAGAGAGGGCACTCgagcatagattttttttttttaattattattagcAGTATTATGATTATTCTGAGCCAGGAAACGAACAAACTTGAAATGTAAACTTATTATTTAAGCGACTCGCAGAAACAAAGAGACTGGACCACTGCTATGGAagactttgtattttttatcGTCTCTAAACTTTGATCCTGTGAAAATGCGCAAAGTTTTGGTGagagtgatttaaaaaaaaaataatcgagagagttaaaagaaaaaaaaacggcAGAAAAATAACCGATCCGAACCCCTCCTCCGTGTGGCCGAAAGTATcgcatttttcaaagaaatatttacgTGCACCTTGTTTCTTTCCACTTCGCAATGATGTATAAACAAGACAtgatatttatttgttattctttAATTGACCCTCCCACGCCAACAGTATTTCTCATGTGTTAAGGTCACGGGTCTTCTGTGCAGttactttaaaatgcttctaAGATTCTGTTTATGGATTAACTTAAACTGTGTGCCAAGTGTTTTAAAACGTTTATTTGCCAACGCCGTATAGCCAGAAATGTTGATGTATCCGAGCTGCTTAGGTTTATGAAAGGTCATCTGGATTTTAAGTTGCATCATCCCTGTATTTCAATTGAGCTTTAATAAATTGCTTCAGTCCAAAAATTACAGGAAAGGTGTATTCTTAATTGCTCAACCAACTGATTTTTGAGAGGGTATCTTTGCATTATAACAGGTAATAGCTATTTACTTTTACATGGCATCAGAGCAGTAGCTGCTACAAGAACATTTGCCAAGCCCATGTTTTCCTAGGCGCTGGGTGGTTTTCAAAGGTATAATTTAAACCGCTTTTAACGTGGATGTAAATTATTCTGACTGTGGATGCTTATTTAAgttgaaatactttaaaatactttaggCTGATTTACTGAACGTGTGGAAttcttaccttttctttttctggggggtggggtgggagggtggggtggtttttttttttctttttttttttttctctttttttggaagaaaaatgagagatgaAGAGCAAGAAGTAGCTATTTACCC
The genomic region above belongs to Cygnus atratus isolate AKBS03 ecotype Queensland, Australia chromosome 2, CAtr_DNAZoo_HiC_assembly, whole genome shotgun sequence and contains:
- the BHLHE22 gene encoding class E basic helix-loop-helix protein 22, whose protein sequence is MERALGLPAEEDLFHKSLAASAKRMESAFRSPPGLDLSHPRDRQPSPLACYEAAEPEALLQPGGGGGGGGGGGGGGDPLGLPPGSVCVKYGESASRSSVAESSGGEQSPDDDSDGRCELLLRGPGGDPRDASPAVGGGGGSGGGGGGGVGPKAAEGGCSNSHGHGGSKKSKEQKALRLNINARERRRMHDLNDALDELRAVIPYAHSPSVRKLSKIATLLLAKNYILMQAQALEEMRRLVAYLNQGQAISAASLPSSAAAAAAAAAALHPALGAYEQAAGYPFSAGLPPATSCPEKCAIFNSVSSSLCKQCTEKP